A genomic window from Glycine soja cultivar W05 chromosome 10, ASM419377v2, whole genome shotgun sequence includes:
- the LOC114369950 gene encoding peroxidase 21-like, with product MATITKPPSNICFLLLLLLAHFHLGQSQVELNYYSKSCPKAEEIIKEQVTQLYNKHGNTAVSWVRNLFHDCVVKSCDASLLLATVSDVVSEQASDRSFGMRNFKYVNTIKAAVEKECPLTVSCADIVALSARDGIALLGGPSIEMKTGRKDSKESYATEVEALIPNHNDSMSSVLSRFQAIGIDVEATVALLGAHSVGRVHCKNLVHRLYPTVDSTLNPAHAEYLKRRCPTPNPDPKAVLYSRNDLKTPMIIDNNYYKNILQHKGLLIVDEELATDPITAPYVQKMANDNDYFNQQFSRAILLLSETNPLTGDEGEIRKDCRYLNAN from the exons GCCAAAGCCAAGTTGAGTTGAATTACTACTCTAAAAGCTGCCCAAAAGCTGAAGAGATAATCAAGGAACAAGTCACACAACTATACAACAAGCATGGAAACACTGCCGTTTCGTGGGTCAGAAATCTCTTCCACGATTGCGTGGTTAAG TCATGCGATGCATCACTACTGTTAGCGACGGTGAGCGATGTAGTGTCGGAGCAGGCGTCGGATAGAAGTTTTGGGATGAGAAACTTCAAGTACGTAAACACCATCAAAGCAGCGGTTGAGAAAGAATGCCCCTTGACGGTTTCATGCGCTGACATTGTTGCTCTTTCTGCTAGAGATGGCATTGCCTTG TTGGGAGGACCAAGCATTGAAATGAAGACAGGGCGAAAGGATAGCAAAGAAAGCTATGCAACGGAGGTGGAAGCCTTGATTCCAAACCACAATGATTCCATGTCCTCAGTGCTGTCTCGTTTTCAAGCCATTGGCATTGACGTTGAAGCCACAGTCGCTCTTTTAG GAGCTCACTCGGTTGGAAGAGTTCACTGCAAGAACCTGGTGCACAGATTATACCCCACCGTGGATTCAACACTAAACCCTGCACACGCTGAGTACCTAAAACGTCGCTGCCCAACACCCAATCCCGATCCAAAAGCTGTTCTGTATTCTAGGAACGACCTTAAAACGCCAATGATCATTGACAACAACTACTACAAGAACATCTTGCAACACAAGGGTCTTCTAATTGTGGATGAAGAGCTTGCCACTGACCCAATAACTGCACCTTATGTCCAAAAGATGGCCAACGACAATGATTATTTCAACCAACAATTCTCAAGGGCCATTCTTTTGTTGTCAGAGACCAATCCTTTAACAGGAGATGAAGGTGAAATCAGAAAGGATTGTCGCTACCTCAATGccaattaa